A part of Pungitius pungitius chromosome 15, fPunPun2.1, whole genome shotgun sequence genomic DNA contains:
- the kiss1ra gene encoding LOW QUALITY PROTEIN: KISS1 receptor a (The sequence of the model RefSeq protein was modified relative to this genomic sequence to represent the inferred CDS: inserted 4 bases in 2 codons; deleted 1 base in 1 codon) has protein sequence MFSSSSSSEEPRNISAAPGVNGSEANFSPAXRHGEDQEEEDDGHXPFLTDAWLVPLFFSLIMLVGLVGNSLVIYVISKHRQMRTATNFYIANLAATDIIFLVCCVPFTATLYPLPEWIFGNFMCKFVAFLQQVTVQATCITLTAMSGDRCYVTVYPLKSLRHRTPRVAMVVSICIWIGSFILSTPILIYQRIEEGYWYGPRQYCMERFPSKTHERAFILYQFIAAYLLPVLTISFCYTLMVKRVGQPTVEPVDNNYQVHLLSERTISIRSKVSKMVVVIVLLFAICWGPIQIFILFQSFHPNYEHNYATYKIKTWANCMSYANSSVNPIVYGFMGATFQKSFRKTFPFLFKHKVRDGSTASRTANAEIKFVAAVEGGNNNNDDAN, from the exons atgttctcctcctcctcctcctccgaggagCCGCGGAACATCAGCGCGGCGCCTGGGGTCAACGGCTCCGAGGCAAACTTCTCCCCGGC GAGGCAcggggaggaccaggaggaggaagacgacggGCA CCCCTTCCTCACGGACGCCTGGCTGgtc cccctcttcttctccctcatcATGCTGGTCGGACTGGTGGGGAACTCACTGGTTATTTACGTCATTTCCAAACACAGGCAGATGAGGACGGCAACCAACTTCTACATAG CGAACCTGGCTGCCACTGACATCATCTTCCTGGTGTGCTGCGTCCCCTTCACCGCCACCCTCTATCCTCTCCCCGAATGGATCTTTGGCAACTTCATGTGCAAATTTGTTGCCTTTCTACAGCAG GTGACCGTTCAAGCCACCTGCATCACTCTGACCGCTATGAGCGGCGACCGCTGCTACGTCACGGTCTACCCTCTGAAATCCCTCCGCCACCGGACCCCGAGGGTCGCCATGGTAGTCAGCATCTGCATTTGGATCG GGTCCTTCATCCTGTCCACCCCCATCTTGATCTACCAGCGCATAGAGGAGGGTTACTGGTACGGCCCGAGGCAGTACTGCATGGAAAGATTCCCCTCCAAGACCCACGAGAGGGCTTTCATCCTGTATCAGTTCATTGCTGCCTACCTGCTGCCCGTCCTCACCATCTCCTTCTGCTACACCCTGATGGTGAAGAGGGTGGGGCAGCCCACCGTGGAGCCCGTGGACAACAATTATCAG gtcCACCTTCTGTCCGAGAGGACCATCAGCATCCGGAGCAAAGTCTCcaagatggtggtggtgatcGTCCTCCTTTTCGCCATTTGCTGGGGTCCCATCCAGATCTTCATCCTCTTCCAGTCTTTCCACCCCAACTACGAGCACAACTACGCCACGTACAAGATAAAGACGTGGGCCAACTGCATGTCCTACGCCAACTCCTCGGTCAACCCCATCGTCTACGGGTTCATGGGAGCCACCTTCCAGAAGTCCTTCCGGAAGACCTTCCCCTTTCTGTTCAAGCACAAGGTGAGAGACGGCAGCACGGCCTCCAGGACCGCCAACGCCGAGATCAAGTTCGTCGCCGCGGTGGAaggcggcaacaacaacaacgacgacgcgAATTGA